TCGACGATGCTGGTTTGCTGCTATCATCTTTGTCATCTCCGCCATAATTTGTTTTATCATAAACTTTCGCGAATTCTTTTGTGTCTAGCCCAAGTATATTTTTCGATACCTCGTCGACCACATCTTCAACGAAATTTGTGATATCTTTAATAATATTACCGCCGGAAGCTTTTTCCAGTTCCATTTCGTTTAATTCGACCTTCTTTGACATGCTCATACCCCCCTTATCTCATGTGCTTAGTTATTTTTGACCTTATCACCTTTGTCTATATATACGTTTATTACACCATCATATTACAATTTCAAGGGTCAAAATTCTTTGTATATGCGCATCCATCATGTACCAGATAGAGAATGACCTGAATTGTGTTATAAACATTTAAGTTGTACGCGCATTTGTACGATAAATACTATATGATAAGAAATTATGATAAGAAATTTGCGAGGGGGGCTGAAGATGGTAAAGGAAATGTCTAAGCATGTTGTTCAATCTTGGCGGTGGTTGCTTGTTCTGTGTTTGCTCATGGCTTATCCGCTGGCGGCCAGTGCAGAGAAGATTAACTGGGTGGATGAACACTATGATTTTACGCGGGTGAAGAAGGCCATTGTTTATGACGTGGTCGTAGTTGACAAGTCAGAAATCGACAACGATTTGATTGAGGCGGTCATGCTGGAGGAATACCTTAAAACAGCAGCCCGCCCGCCGTATAAGATGATTAGAGCTGACAAGACTGTTGCAATTTCGCCCGGCAGTCCGCTGGAGGGCGCGGATATCTATGTTATGGCGGAGATGCTGAAATGGCATAATGATTCCTATGTTATTGATGCCTATACTTCTTGGGAAACGCGTACTTCCACCCGTAAAGTAAAATGGTCGGATGGAACCTGGCATGAGGAAAGATATGATTACACGGTGCCAGTCTATCATCCAGCTCGCACCGTACCGACATCCACGGTTCGCGTTCGTTTTGATGTGTATGATGCCAAGACGGGCAAGAAGGTTATGAGCCGGGACGAACTGCGTAAGCGTGACAGTTCAGACCATGGCCAGCAGGGAATCTTTGGCCGCATCAGCAAAAAGTTCTTTGATGATTTAGGCGATAAAATTAAAAATGAATAATTTCTGTAGGAATGTGACAGATTTTCATCCGTTGCTGATTAAAGGAGTAGATTATGGAGAATATGAATTGGGATGTCAGAGAGGAAGGCAGTTGGGTCATCTTATCTATCAGCGGGCGTTTGGATAGAATGAACGCCGATGAAACAGGCAGGCAAGGGGAAAAGCTGCTGGCAGAGAATAGTAAACTGGCGCTTGACCTTACAGGGCTGGAATACATTTCAAGTGCTGGCTTGCGTGCAATGTTCCGATTGATTAAACAAGCAAAAGCGGTCAAGAAATCCTTTGCGCTGTGTGGTGTGAGGGGATTTGTACAGGATATGCTGAAAGATTCTAATATGGATATATTAGTTGACATTTATGCTACAACTGAGCAGTTGCCATAAAACAAGTAAAGATTAATACAGTAGCAGGCACTGTGAAATGTGTGATTAATTTATAGTCCACATTTTCACAGTGCCTTTTGCTATCTTGGTCAGACGAGATACTTCACGACAATCGGATGTATACACTGACAGGAAAAAGTCAATTAAAGGATTTGTCAGCCATAGTGGAGAATTATCCCTAAATAAGGAAAGCGTGCTGAGCAATTGTTTTAGCTAAAAGAGGAGTTATCATGAAGATACAAATTCGTATATTACTCCTGATGTTATTGGGGATAGGTCTAAGTTTCCTTATATATACGGGGATAACACTGCTTACGCATGATGCCATTCAGGAGTCTACGGCGCAGCTGGTCAATGATTTTTCCAAAACAACAGCAACTGAACTATGGCAGAGTTCGGAAAGTCAGGGAAAAGATACTTTGCTGCGATTGGCTGCGTCACAGGCTCATCAGGCTGATGACCTGATTATTGATGTCGTCAATGATGTTAAGGTTTTATCCAAAAGCATGACGAGGATTTCTAAGCATCCGGAGTATTACAACGAGAGAACTATCGCTGACCCGCTGAAAGATAAAATTTTGAGCGGCCAGGCTTATATCCTTTATAGCAACGAAGAAATTGCCCAGGACAAGGCCTTGCGGCATGAAATAGGGATTGCTTCGACGATACAGGATGAAATGGTGAACATTGCGTTAACCTACAAACCGCACCGGGTGTCGGTCTATGCGGCTTCGGAGCATGGCTATTTTCTCACGGTCGATATCATGCCTGATGACGGCCCGAGTGATGAGATGGATGGAACTCATATCTTTGAAGCACGGGAGCGTACATGGTATCTGGCGGCCAAGAAGGCAGATAAGTTAGTGTTCAGCGATGTGTATACGGACTATGTGACAGGAAAGCCCTGTATTACCTGTGGTGCGCCTTACTATGATGACAATGGCTTTGCCGGAGTTTTGGGATTTGGCATGTATTTGGATGTCTGGCATGATGTGCTGATGAATCCAGCCGTCAATCCCTATCCCTGTTTTGTATTGACCGACAAGGGTGAGGTGGTTGTTTCCTCACATGAAAATGGTGACCTCACTGTATCCACTGGCAATGATATTCGCAAAGCCCTGTCCGGCACTATGGCCAAAGC
The Selenomonas ruminantium AC2024 DNA segment above includes these coding regions:
- a CDS encoding STAS domain-containing protein, which encodes MENMNWDVREEGSWVILSISGRLDRMNADETGRQGEKLLAENSKLALDLTGLEYISSAGLRAMFRLIKQAKAVKKSFALCGVRGFVQDMLKDSNMDILVDIYATTEQLP